In a single window of the Pongo abelii isolate AG06213 chromosome 1, NHGRI_mPonAbe1-v2.0_pri, whole genome shotgun sequence genome:
- the CD1D gene encoding antigen-presenting glycoprotein CD1d has translation MRCLLFLLLWALLQAWGSPEVPQRLFPLRCLQISSFANSSWTRTDGLAWLGELQTHSWSNDSDTVRSLKPWSQGTFSDQQWETLQHVFRVYRSSFTRDVKEFAKMLRLAYPMELQVSAGCEVNPGNASNNFFHVAFQGRDILSFQGTSWEPAQEAPLWVNLAIQVLNQDKWTRETVQWLLNGTCPQFVSGLLESGKLELEKQVKPKAWLSRGPSPGPGHLLLVCHVSGFYPKPVWVKWMRGEQEQQGTQPEDILPNADETWYLRATLDVVAGEAAGLSCRVKHSSLEGQDIVLYWGGSYTSVGLIALAVLACLLFLLIVGFISRFKRQTSYQGIL, from the exons ATGAGGTGCCTGCTGTTTCTGCTGCTGTGGGCGCTCCTCCAGGCTTGGGGAAGCCCTGAAG TCCCGCAAAGGCTTTTCCCCCTCCGCTGCCTCCAGATCTCGTCCTTCGCCAATAGCAGCTGGACGCGCACCGATGGCTTGGCGTGGTTGGGGGAGCTGCAGACGCACAGTTGGAGCAACGACTCGGACACCGTCCGCTCTCTGAAGCCTTGGTCCCAGGGCACGTTCAGCGACCAGCAGTGGGAGACGCTGCAGCATGTATTTCGGGTTTATCGAAGCAGCTTCACCAGGGACGTGAAGGAATTCGCCAAAATGCTACGCTTAGCCT ATCCCATGGAGCTCCAGGTGTCCGCTGGCTGTGAGGTGAACCCTGGGAACGCCTCAAATAACTTCTTCCATGTAGCATTTCAAGGAAGAGATATCCTGAGTTTCCAAGGAACTTCTTGGGAGCCAGCCCAAGAGGCCCCACTTTGGGTAAACTTGGCCATCCAAGTGCTCAACCAGGACAAGTGGACGAGGGAAACAGTTCAGTGGCTTCTTAATGGCACCTGCCCCCAATTTGTCAGTGGCCTCCTTGAGTCAGGGAAGTTGGAACTGGAGAAGCAAG TGAAGCCCAAGGCCTGGCTGTCCCGTGGCCCCAGTCCTGGCCCTGGCCATCTGCTGCTGGTGTGCCATGTCTCAGGATTCTACCCAAAGCCTGTATGGGTGAAGTGGATGCGGGGTGAGCAGGAACAGCAGGGCACTCAGCCAGAGGACATCCTACCCAATGCTGACGAGACATGGTATCTCCGAGCAACCCTGGATGTGGTGGCTGGGGAGGCGGCTGGCCTGTCCTGTCGGGTGAAGCACAGCAGTCTAGAGGGCCAGGACATCGTCCTCTACTGGG GTGGGAGCTACACCTCCGTGGGCTTGATTGCCTTGGCAGTCCTGGCATGCTTGCTGTTCCTCCTCATTGTAGGCTTTATCTCCCGGTTTAAGAGGCAAAC TTCCTATCAGGGCATCCTGTGA
- the LOC100445381 gene encoding LOW QUALITY PROTEIN: RNA polymerase II elongation factor ELL2-like (The sequence of the model RefSeq protein was modified relative to this genomic sequence to represent the inferred CDS: deleted 1 base in 1 codon; substituted 1 base at 1 genomic stop codon): MAAGGSWGSAGVVGQRYGLSFGRLGQDNITVLHVKLTESAIQALQTYQSHKNLIPFRPSIHFERLQELVKIPKNDSLNEVHNFNFYLSNVGKDNPQGSFDCVQQTFSSSGASQLNWLGFIQDKITVCATNDWDQMTRERMTQAEEESRNRSTKVIKPGGPHVGKRVQIRKAPQAVSDTVPERKRSTPMNPANTIRXTHSSSSVSQRPYGDRVVHLLALKAYKKPELLARLQKDGVNQKDRNSLGATLQQVANLNPKDLSYTLKDYVFKELQRDWPGYSEIDRQSLESVLSRKLNPSQNAAGTSCSESPVYSSRDAVSSPQKRLLDSEFIDPLMNKKARISHLTNRVPPTLNGHLNPTSEKSAAGLPLPAAAAAIPTSPPLPSTHLPVSHPPQIVNSNSNSPSTPEGWGTQDLPVDSFSQNDSIYENQQDKYTSRTSLETLPPGSVLLKCPNPMEENHSMSHKKSKKKSKKHKEKDQIKKHDIETIEEKEEDLKREEEIAKLNNSSPNSSGGVKEDCTASMEPSAIELPDYLIKYIAIISYEQRRNYKYDVNAGYDEYRALHARMETVARRFIKLDAQRKRLSPGSKEYQNVHEEVLQEYRKIKQSSPNYHEEKYRCEYLHNKLAHMKRLIGEFDQKQAESWP; this comes from the exons ATGGCGGCGGGGGGGTCGTGGGGCAGCGCGGGGGTCGTGGGGCAGCGCTATGGGCTCTCGTTCGGACGGCTGGGGCAGGACAACATCACCGTACTGCATGTGAAGCTCACCGAGTCGGCGATCCAGGCGCTCCAGACTTACCAGAGCCACAAGAATTTAATTCCTTTTCGACCTTCAATTCATTTCGAAAGACTCCAGGAGCTTGTCAAAATTCCCAAAAATGATTCCCTCAATGAAGTTCAtaactttaacttttatttgtcaAATGTGGGCAAAGACAACCCTCAGGGCAGCTTTGACTGCGTCCAGCAAACATTCTCCAGCTCTGGAGCCTCCCAGCTCAATTGGCTGGGATTTATACAAGATAAAATTACAGTGTGTGCAACAAACGACTGGGATCAGATGACACGAGAAAGAATGACCCAGGCCGAGGAGGAATCCCGCAACCGAAGCACAAAAGTTATCAAACCCGGTGGACCACATGTAGGAAAAAGAGTGCAAATTCGGAAAGCACCTCAAGCTGTTTCAGATACAGTTCCTGAGAGGAAAAGGTCAACCCCCATGAACCCTGCAAATACAATTCGATAGACACACAGCAGCAGCAGCGTCTCTCAGAGGCCATACGGGGACAGGGTGGTTCACTTACTGGCCCTGAAGGCCTACAAGAAACCGGAGCTACTTGCTAGACTCCAGAAAGATGGTGTCAATCAAAAAGACAGGAACTCCTTGGGAGCAACTCTGCAACAGGTAGCCAATCTGAATCCTAAGGACCTCTCATATACCTTAAAGGATTATGTTTTTAAAGAGCTTCAAAGAGACTGGCCTGGATACAGTGAAATAGACAGACAGTCATTGGAGTCAGTGCTCTCTAGAAAACTAAATCCATCTCAGAATGCTGCAGGCACCAGCTGTTCAGAATCTCCTGTGTATTCTAGTAGAGACGCTGTATCTTCTCCTCAGAAACGGCTTTTGGATTCAGAGTTTATTGATCCTTTAATGAATAAAAAAGCCCGAATATCTCACCTGACGAACAGAGTACCACCAACACTAAATGGTCATTTGAATCCCACCAGTGAAAAATCTGCTGCAGGCCTCCCGCTGCCCGCTGCGGCTGCTGCCATCCCCACCTCTCCACCA TTGCCTTCAACCCATCTGCCTGTTTCACATCCTCCTCAGATTGTAAATTCTAACTCCAATTCCCCTAGCACTCCAGAAGGCTGGGGGACTCAAGACCTACCTGTTGACAGTTTTAGTCAAAACGATAGTATCTATGAGAACCAGCAAGACAAATATACCTCTAGGACTTCTCTGGAAACCTTACCCCCTGGTTCAGTTCTATTAAAGTGTCCAAATCCTATGGAAGAAAACCATTCAATGTCTCACAAAAAGTCTAAAAAGAAGTCTAAAAAACACAAGGAAAAGGACCAAATAAAAAAGCACGACATTGAGACTattgaggaaaaggaggaagatcttaagagagaagaggaaattgCCAAGCTAAATAACTCCAGTCCAAATTCCAGTGGAGGAGTTAAAGAGGATTGCACTGCCTCCATGGAACCTTCAGCAATTGAACTCCCagattatttgataaaatatattgCTATCATCTCCTATGAGCAACGCCGGAATTATAAGTATGACGTCAATGCAGGGTATGATGAGTACAGAGCTTTGCATGCCAGGATGGAGACTGTAGCTAGAAGATTTATCAAACTAGATGCACAAAGAAAGCGCCTTTCTCCAGGCTCAAAAGAGTATCAGAATGTTCATGAAGAAGTCTTACAAGAATATCGGAAGATAAAGCAGTCTAGTCCCAATTATCatgaagaaaaatacagatgTGAATATCTTCATAACAAGCTGGCTCACATGAAAAGGCTAATAGGTGAATTTGACCAAAAGCAGGCAGAGTCGTGGCCCTAG